Proteins encoded by one window of Papio anubis isolate 15944 chromosome 7, Panubis1.0, whole genome shotgun sequence:
- the UBAP1L gene encoding ubiquitin-associated protein 1-like isoform X2 has product MNALDGVPFKLPKGFVIGTEPLPGPELSVPPCGELLLGSMHDFSLERRALFWVEAAGQGPSPCQCGDPGTASAPPAWLLLVSPEYELATATIRDQEAGHQERPEEEGEDEAEASSGSEEEPGPRSLQPGSPASPGPGRRLCSLDVLRGVRSELAGARRRLSEGKLAARPRALLHGFRGRRALSLCPSPAPSPRSASPPRSAPQSPAAPASPPRPSTAGAIPQLRSHKPTVASLSPYTCLPPPGGAPQPLNPYKSHPDTAADLLSALSQEEQDLIGPVVALGYPLRRAIIALQKTGRQSLSQAGEFLRLWEQFSDMGFQQDRIKEVLLVHGNRREQALEELVACAQ; this is encoded by the exons ATGAATGCCCTCGATGGTGTTCCCTTCAAGTTGCCCAAGGGCTTTGTGATAGGCACAGAGCCTCTTCCTGGGCCAGAACTCAGCGTCCCGCCCTGCGGGGAGCTTCTGCTGGGTTCTATG CACGACTTCAGCCTGGAGAGGAGGGCACTCTTCTGGGTGGAGGCCGCCGGCCAGGGACCCAGCCCGTGCCAGTGCGGTGACCCGGGGACAGCGTCGGCCCCTCCAGCCTGGCTCCTGCTAGTCAGCCCCGAATATGAGCTGGCAACTGCCACAATCAGAGACCAGGAGGCCGGACACCAGGAAAGGCcggaggaggagggtgaggacgaGGCAGAAGCCTCTTCTGGCAGCGAGGAAGAGCCGGGCCCACGCAGCCTCCAACCGGGCTCTCCGGCCAGCCCCGGCCCCGGCCGTCGCCTGTGCTCACTGGACGTGCTGCGCGGCGTGCGGTCGGAGCTGGCGGGGGCAAGGCGGCGACTCTCCGAGGGGAAGCTGGCCGCCCGGCCCCGCGCCCTCCTGCACGGCTTCCGCGGCCGCCGCGCGCTGAGCCTGTGCCCCAGCCCCGCGCCGTCCCCCAGGTCCGCGTCACCCCCGAGGTCCGCGCCCCAGTCCCCCGCAGCCCCCGCGTCGCCCCCGCGGCCCTCCACGGCCGGCGCCATCCCCCAGCTACGGAGCCACAAGCCCACGGTCGCG TCCCTCAGCCCGTACACTTGTCTGCCACCTCCTGGGGGGGCACCCCAGCCTCTCAACCCCTACAAGTCACACCCTGATACTGCGGCTGACCTGCTATCCGCCCTGAGCCAGGAGGAGCAAGACCTCATTGGGCCAGTGGTCGCCCTGGGATATCCCCTGCGAAGGGCCATCATAGCTCTGCAGAAGACAGGGAGGCAGAGCCTGAGCCAG GCAGGGGAGTTCCTGCGCCTCTGGGAGCAGTTCAGCGACATGGGCTTCCAGCAGGACCGGATCAAGGAGGTGCTGCTGGTCCATGGCAACCGCCGAGAGCAAGCCCTGGAGGAGCTGGTGGCCTGTGCCCAGTGA
- the KBTBD13 gene encoding kelch repeat and BTB domain-containing protein 13 has product MPRGPETPVQVWVGGQLFQADRALLIEHCGFFRGLFRSGMREARAAEVRLGVLSAGGFRVTLQVLRGERPALAAEDELLQAVECAAFLQAPALARFLEHNLTSDNCALLCDAAAAFGLRDVFHSAALFIRDGECELAAELALPEARSYVAALRPSSYVAVSTHTPAPGFLEDASRTLCYLDEEEDAWRTLASLPLDASTLLAGVATLDNKLYIVGGVRGASKEVVELGFCYDPDGGTWREFPSPHQPRYDTALAGFDGRLYAIGGELQRTPVSSVERYDPAAGCWSFVADLPQPAAGVPCAQACGRLFVCLWRPADTTAVVEYAARTDAWLPVADLRRPQSYGHCMVAHRDSLYVVRNGPSDDFLHCAIDCLNLATGQWTALPGQFVNSKGALFTAVVRGDTVYTVNRMFTLLYAIEGGTWRLLREKAGFPRPGSLQTFLLRLPAGAPGPVASTTPEL; this is encoded by the coding sequence ATGCCACGGGGCCCGGAAACCCCTGTGCAGGTATGGGTGGGCGGCCAGCTCTTCCAAGCCGACCGCGCCCTGCTCATTGAGCACTGCGGCTTCTTCCGCGGCCTCTTCCGCTCCGGCATGCGGGAGGCGCGCGCGGCAGAGGTGCGCCTGGGCGTTCTGAGCGCGGGCGGTTTCCGCGTCACGCTGCAGGTGCTGCGCGGCGAGCGGCCGGCGCTGGCAGCGGAGGACGAGCTGCTGCAGGCCGTGGAGTGCGCCGCCTTCCTGCAGGCGCCGGCGCTAGCGCGCTTTCTCGAGCACAACCTCACGTCGGACAACTGCGCATTGCTGTGCGACGCGGCTGCCGCCTTCGGCCTGCGCGACGTGTTCCACAGTGCCGCGCTCTTCATCCGCGACGGCGAGTGCGAGCTGGCAGCTGAGCTGGCGCTGCCCGAGGCCCGCTCCTACGTGGCGGCCCTGCGGCCCAGTAGCTACGTGGCCGTGAGCACGCACACGCCCGCGCCCGGTTTCCTGGAGGATGCGTCGCGCACGCTGTGCTACCTGGACGAGGAAGAGGACGCGTGGCGCACGTTGGCCTCGCTGCCCCTGGACGCCAGCACGTTGCTGGCCGGGGTGGCCACGCTGGACAACAAGCTTTACATCGTGGGCGGCGTGCGCGGCGCCAGCAAGGAGGTGGTAGAGCTGGGCTTCTGCTACGACCCCGACGGCGGCACGTGGCGCGAGTTCCCCAGCCCGCACCAGCCGCGCTATGACACAGCGCTGGCCGGCTTCGACGGCCGCCTCTACGCCATCGGCGGCGAGCTCCAGAGGACGCCCGTCAGCTCCGTGGAGCGCTACGACCCGGCCGCGGGCTGTTGGAGCTTTGTGGCCGACCTGCCGCAGCCGGCCGCCGGCGTGCCCTGCGCCCAGGCGTGTGGCCGCCTCTTCGTGTGCCTGTGGCGGCCGGCCGACACCACCGCCGTTGTGGAGTACGCGGCGCGGACCGACGCATGGCTGCCGGTGGCCGACCTGCGGCGTCCGCAGAGCTATGGCCACTGCATGGTGGCCCACCGCGACAGCCTCTACGTGGTGCGCAACGGACCTTCCGACGACTTCCTGCACTGCGCCATCGACTGTCTCAACCTGGCCACGGGCCAGTGGACGGCGCTGCCCGGCCAGTTCGTCAACAGCAAGGGAGCGCTCTTCACGGCCGTGGTGCGCGGCGACACCGTCTATACGGTCAACCGTATGTTCACGCTGCTCTACGCCATCGAGGGCGGCACCTGGCGGCTGCTCAGGGAGAAAGCCGGCTTCCCACGGCCCGGCTCCTTGCAGACCTTTCTCCTAAGGCTGCCTGCTGGCGCCCCTGGGCCTGTGGCTTCGACAACGCCAGAACTGTGA
- the UBAP1L gene encoding ubiquitin-associated protein 1-like isoform X1 has translation MNALDGVPFKLPKGFVIGTEPLPGPELSVPPCGELLLGSMHDFSLERRALFWVEAAGQGPSPCQCGDPGTASAPPAWLLLVSPEYELATATIRDQEAGHQERPEEEGEDEAEASSGSEEEPGPRSLQPGSPASPGPGRRLCSLDVLRGVRSELAGARRRLSEGKLAARPRALLHGFRGRRALSLCPSPAPSPRSASPPRSAPQSPAAPASPPRPSTAGAIPQLRSHKPTVASLSPYTCLPPPGGAPQPLNPYKSHPDTAADLLSALSQEEQDLIGPVVALGYPLRRAIIALQKTGRQSLSQFLSYLSACDRLLRQGYEEGLVDEAMEMFQFSESQAGEFLRLWEQFSDMGFQQDRIKEVLLVHGNRREQALEELVACAQ, from the exons ATGAATGCCCTCGATGGTGTTCCCTTCAAGTTGCCCAAGGGCTTTGTGATAGGCACAGAGCCTCTTCCTGGGCCAGAACTCAGCGTCCCGCCCTGCGGGGAGCTTCTGCTGGGTTCTATG CACGACTTCAGCCTGGAGAGGAGGGCACTCTTCTGGGTGGAGGCCGCCGGCCAGGGACCCAGCCCGTGCCAGTGCGGTGACCCGGGGACAGCGTCGGCCCCTCCAGCCTGGCTCCTGCTAGTCAGCCCCGAATATGAGCTGGCAACTGCCACAATCAGAGACCAGGAGGCCGGACACCAGGAAAGGCcggaggaggagggtgaggacgaGGCAGAAGCCTCTTCTGGCAGCGAGGAAGAGCCGGGCCCACGCAGCCTCCAACCGGGCTCTCCGGCCAGCCCCGGCCCCGGCCGTCGCCTGTGCTCACTGGACGTGCTGCGCGGCGTGCGGTCGGAGCTGGCGGGGGCAAGGCGGCGACTCTCCGAGGGGAAGCTGGCCGCCCGGCCCCGCGCCCTCCTGCACGGCTTCCGCGGCCGCCGCGCGCTGAGCCTGTGCCCCAGCCCCGCGCCGTCCCCCAGGTCCGCGTCACCCCCGAGGTCCGCGCCCCAGTCCCCCGCAGCCCCCGCGTCGCCCCCGCGGCCCTCCACGGCCGGCGCCATCCCCCAGCTACGGAGCCACAAGCCCACGGTCGCG TCCCTCAGCCCGTACACTTGTCTGCCACCTCCTGGGGGGGCACCCCAGCCTCTCAACCCCTACAAGTCACACCCTGATACTGCGGCTGACCTGCTATCCGCCCTGAGCCAGGAGGAGCAAGACCTCATTGGGCCAGTGGTCGCCCTGGGATATCCCCTGCGAAGGGCCATCATAGCTCTGCAGAAGACAGGGAGGCAGAGCCTGAGCCAG TTTCTCAGCTACCTCAGTGCCTGTGACCGCCTGTTACGTCAGGGATATGAGGAAGGCCTGGTGGACGAGGCCATGGAGATGTTCCAGTTCTCTGAGAGCCAG GCAGGGGAGTTCCTGCGCCTCTGGGAGCAGTTCAGCGACATGGGCTTCCAGCAGGACCGGATCAAGGAGGTGCTGCTGGTCCATGGCAACCGCCGAGAGCAAGCCCTGGAGGAGCTGGTGGCCTGTGCCCAGTGA